The proteins below are encoded in one region of Clostridium pasteurianum DSM 525 = ATCC 6013:
- a CDS encoding methyl-accepting chemotaxis protein, giving the protein MKLRSKFMVCFLAFALIPILIIGTINYFQTRLSNINSAFDTLRVQENLSKISIQDKINTIAAMGKKDSSNTIIRNYMKTINNSKKDDTLKNNIKDGFKSTKEDFSYYANIALTDKNGKCTVDASGILENMDLAKNDYFIKAKEDSKTYISSVKKSQSTGNPVIVISEPIFVDNQFQGVLLQSIDLTNMSQNLINSISIGKTGGVFVVENDGTMIIHKDKGEIFNKNFLNVNAANKILKDKKGTIEYTYKGEDKLAAYDYDSNLGWIFVATIGKSELMGTSNTVLKTTVILSLIAIISSILLSLIITKRLSAPIIKVSEAMNRLSEGDFTINVHSESKDEIGHMSRKLDNTIKSVRGSVAEVKNTSVSIGEDINILSKNSSEMVTSVNEVSNAIQDVAAGSTSQAEDLMDVVNMVSDFTKELEETNNRLVKVNCEIKDSEEKAKQGSEEINLLIQNICEVKEKFDAVLEKVNNLSGSVSQIGSITDVINDISEKTNLLALNAAIEAARAGEHGKGFAVVAEEVRKLAEQSKDSSHEIIQLVKSIYSETNEVKSTSSGVGDVLESQAESANNTIIILYDIIDAVKDISSLMNEANDSLGSVMENKKSIFR; this is encoded by the coding sequence ATGAAATTAAGAAGTAAGTTTATGGTATGTTTTTTAGCATTTGCACTAATTCCCATTTTAATAATTGGTACTATTAATTATTTTCAGACCAGATTGTCAAATATAAATTCTGCTTTTGACACACTAAGGGTACAAGAAAATTTAAGTAAAATTTCTATACAGGACAAGATTAATACCATAGCTGCTATGGGTAAAAAGGATTCATCCAATACTATAATAAGAAATTATATGAAAACGATTAATAATTCTAAGAAGGATGATACTTTAAAAAATAATATTAAAGATGGTTTTAAGAGTACAAAAGAGGATTTTTCCTATTATGCAAATATTGCATTGACCGATAAAAATGGAAAATGTACGGTAGATGCTTCAGGAATTCTTGAAAATATGGATCTTGCAAAAAATGATTATTTTATTAAAGCAAAGGAAGATAGTAAAACATATATATCTTCAGTGAAAAAAAGCCAAAGTACAGGAAATCCTGTGATAGTTATTTCTGAACCTATTTTTGTGGACAACCAATTTCAAGGTGTTTTACTTCAGTCCATTGATTTGACAAATATGTCTCAAAACCTTATAAATAGTATATCTATTGGTAAAACAGGAGGAGTGTTTGTTGTTGAAAATGACGGTACTATGATAATTCATAAGGATAAAGGAGAGATATTTAACAAGAATTTTCTAAATGTAAATGCAGCTAATAAAATTCTTAAGGATAAAAAGGGAACTATAGAGTATACATATAAAGGTGAGGATAAATTGGCAGCTTACGACTATGATTCAAACCTTGGATGGATATTTGTAGCTACTATAGGTAAGTCTGAACTTATGGGTACAAGTAATACTGTTTTGAAAACTACAGTTATACTTTCTCTAATAGCTATAATATCAAGTATACTTTTATCACTTATTATTACTAAAAGGCTTTCAGCACCAATAATAAAAGTTTCAGAAGCCATGAATAGACTTTCTGAAGGTGATTTTACAATAAATGTACATTCAGAAAGCAAGGATGAAATTGGTCATATGTCAAGAAAGTTAGATAATACCATTAAAAGTGTTCGAGGGTCTGTGGCAGAGGTAAAGAATACTTCTGTTTCTATAGGGGAAGATATTAATATACTTTCAAAAAATTCTAGTGAAATGGTTACTTCTGTAAATGAAGTTTCAAATGCCATTCAGGATGTGGCTGCAGGATCTACCTCACAAGCGGAAGATTTAATGGATGTGGTAAATATGGTGTCTGATTTTACAAAGGAATTAGAAGAAACCAATAATAGACTTGTTAAAGTTAATTGCGAAATAAAAGATAGTGAAGAAAAAGCAAAACAAGGTAGTGAAGAGATTAATTTACTTATACAAAATATATGTGAGGTGAAGGAGAAGTTTGATGCTGTTTTGGAAAAAGTAAATAACCTTTCTGGCTCTGTTTCACAAATAGGCAGTATCACTGATGTTATTAATGATATATCTGAGAAAACCAATCTTCTTGCGCTTAATGCAGCTATTGAGGCAGCAAGGGCTGGAGAGCATGGTAAGGGCTTTGCAGTAGTGGCAGAAGAAGTGAGAAAACTTGCAGAGCAGTCTAAGGATTCTTCTCATGAAATAATACAATTAGTTAAATCAATATATAGTGAAACCAATGAAGTTAAAAGTACTTCCAGCGGCGTAGGTGATGTGCTGGAAAGCCAGGCAGAATCAGCAAATAATACAATTATAATTCTTTATGATATAATAGATGCGGTAAAGGATATAAGTTCCTTAATGAATGAAGCCAATGATTCTCTTGGATCAGTTATGGAAAATAAGAAGAGTATTTTTAGATAA
- the pepT gene encoding peptidase T translates to MYSAVDRLLKYVKFNTKSDETTGTTPSTEGQLVLGRELKSELEELGLEDVSMDENGYIMATLPKNIDKEVKTIGFISHMDTSPDMTGENVNPKIVKNYDGNDIVLNEKENIILSPKDFPEIKNYIGRDIITTDGTTLLGADDKAGVSEIMAAVEYLVKHPEIPHGTIKIGFTPDEEIGEGADHFDVKKFGADFAYTVDGGPIGELECENFNAAAAKIFVKGRNVHPGTAKNKMINSMHIASEFIDMLPCNERPEYTEGHEGFNHLISIKGEVEETELYFIIRDFNREKFEERKKLMLSSAEFLNKKYGEGIVTLELRDQYYNMKEKIEPVKYIVDIAYKAMEELEITPIVMPIRGGTDGARLSFMGLPTPNIFTGGHNYHGKYEFIPTFTMDKAVDVILKIIELNSK, encoded by the coding sequence ATGTATAGTGCAGTAGATAGACTACTTAAATATGTAAAATTCAATACTAAGTCCGATGAAACTACAGGAACCACACCCAGCACAGAGGGTCAGTTAGTATTGGGTAGAGAATTAAAAAGTGAATTAGAGGAATTAGGTCTTGAGGATGTATCTATGGATGAAAATGGATATATAATGGCGACTTTGCCCAAAAATATAGATAAAGAGGTAAAAACCATTGGATTTATATCACATATGGATACAAGTCCTGATATGACAGGAGAAAATGTAAATCCCAAGATAGTTAAGAATTATGATGGAAATGATATAGTACTTAATGAAAAAGAAAATATAATACTTTCACCAAAGGATTTTCCTGAAATCAAGAATTATATTGGAAGAGATATTATAACTACAGATGGAACAACACTTTTAGGAGCAGATGATAAGGCTGGAGTTTCTGAAATAATGGCTGCAGTGGAGTATCTTGTTAAGCATCCAGAGATACCTCATGGAACTATAAAGATAGGATTTACTCCAGATGAAGAAATAGGCGAAGGTGCAGATCATTTTGATGTAAAAAAGTTTGGAGCAGATTTTGCCTATACTGTAGACGGAGGTCCTATTGGTGAACTGGAGTGCGAAAATTTTAATGCGGCTGCTGCTAAAATATTTGTAAAAGGAAGAAATGTTCATCCTGGCACAGCTAAAAATAAAATGATAAATTCCATGCACATAGCTTCAGAATTTATTGATATGCTTCCCTGTAATGAAAGACCGGAATACACAGAAGGCCATGAAGGATTCAATCATCTTATTTCCATTAAGGGAGAAGTGGAGGAAACAGAACTTTATTTTATAATAAGGGACTTTAATAGAGAAAAGTTTGAAGAGAGAAAGAAACTAATGCTTTCCTCAGCAGAATTTTTAAATAAAAAATATGGTGAAGGAATTGTTACTCTGGAGTTAAGAGATCAATATTACAATATGAAAGAAAAAATAGAACCTGTAAAATATATTGTAGATATAGCCTATAAGGCAATGGAGGAATTGGAGATTACTCCAATAGTAATGCCTATAAGAGGCGGAACCGATGGAGCAAGATTATCCTTTATGGGACTTCCAACACCTAATATATTCACTGGGGGACATAATTATCATGGTAAATATGAATTTATACCAACCTTTACCATGGATAAGGCTGTAGATGTAATATTAAAGATAATAGAATTGAATTCAAAATAA
- a CDS encoding response regulator transcription factor, which produces MSKRIYLVEDEKSLNILLEKYLQREGYEVVTFSNGKSALERIKDMPDLWILDIMLPDIDGYEIIKAVKQNNRNTPVIFMSARNEELDRVVGLELGSDDYLSKPFLPRELVIRTNKLLERIYSKGNEDEEAEEHIIDINGYKISKNQRTIFLDSNEVQLTNKEFELLSYFIENKNNLLSREQILISVWGDDYFGSDRVVDDTIRRLRKKLSRLNIETVYGYGYKMVVK; this is translated from the coding sequence ATGTCAAAGAGAATATATCTTGTAGAAGATGAGAAGAGTTTAAATATTTTATTGGAAAAATATCTGCAAAGAGAGGGATATGAGGTTGTTACTTTTTCTAATGGGAAATCTGCACTGGAAAGAATAAAAGATATGCCTGATTTGTGGATACTTGATATAATGCTGCCAGATATAGACGGATATGAAATAATTAAAGCAGTTAAACAAAATAACAGAAATACACCTGTGATATTTATGTCTGCTAGAAATGAGGAGCTGGATAGAGTTGTGGGATTAGAGCTTGGAAGTGATGATTATTTGTCAAAGCCCTTTCTTCCAAGAGAGCTTGTAATAAGGACTAATAAGCTTCTTGAAAGAATTTATAGTAAGGGAAATGAAGATGAAGAAGCTGAAGAGCATATAATAGATATAAATGGATATAAAATAAGTAAAAATCAGAGAACGATTTTCTTAGATAGCAATGAAGTACAACTTACAAATAAGGAATTTGAATTGTTAAGTTATTTTATAGAAAACAAAAATAACCTTTTATCCAGAGAACAGATTTTAATAAGTGTGTGGGGTGATGATTATTTTGGTTCAGATAGAGTTGTAGATGATACCATACGAAGACTGAGAAAAAAATTGAGCAGACTTAATATTGAAACGGTATATGGCTATGGATATAAAATGGTGGTCAAATGA
- a CDS encoding DNA topoisomerase III, with translation MNKTLVLAEKPSVGRDIARVLNCSKKGSGFIEGSKYIVTWALGHLVTLADPEAYDERYKTWRIEDLPMMPNHLKLVVIKQSGKQFNAVKTQMNRKDVDEIVIATDAGREGELVARWIIEKAHVKKPLKRLWISSVTDKAIRDGFNKLKNARDYENLYASAVARSEADWFVGMNATRALTCKFNAQLSCGRVQTPTVAIIARREEEIKNFKPKDFYGITAEANRLKLSWQDSNSKSFRTFDREKVNKILTSIRNKDATVIEVDKTHKKNYAPQLYDLTELQRDANKIFGYSAKETLSLMQRLYESHKVLTYPRTDSRYISSDVVDTLKDRVRACGVGPYSKLTVRVLKNPIKGSKHFVDNSKVSDHHAIIPTEQSVALSSLSDKERKIYDLVVKRFLAVLYPPFEYEQTTIKAKIGEELFIAKGKIIKSQGFKEVYENNFQEEHSEDDISEQMLPNINKDDVLKVSKIVDTRGKTKPPALFNEGTLLSAMENPAKYMNNESKDLIKTIGETGGLGTVATRADIIEKLFNTFLIEKKGKDIHITSKGKQLLELVPKGLKSPTLTAKWEQKLSAISKGSLNKNTFINEMKNYSKEIVNEIKNSEEKFKHDNMTRVKCPECGKYMLEVNGKKGKMLICQDRECGYRKGIARVTNARCPECHKKLELRGQGEGQIFVCSCGYREKLSAFNERKKKDNTKLSKKDVSRYMKQQNKQNDEPINSALAEALAKLKLK, from the coding sequence ATGAATAAAACATTAGTATTAGCGGAAAAACCCTCAGTGGGAAGAGATATAGCAAGAGTTTTAAATTGCAGTAAAAAGGGTAGTGGATTTATAGAAGGCAGCAAATATATTGTTACCTGGGCGTTGGGACATTTAGTTACCTTAGCTGATCCAGAGGCTTACGATGAAAGATATAAAACCTGGAGAATTGAAGATCTTCCAATGATGCCAAATCACTTAAAGCTTGTAGTTATAAAACAGAGCGGGAAACAATTTAATGCAGTTAAAACTCAGATGAATAGAAAAGATGTAGATGAAATTGTTATAGCAACAGATGCTGGACGTGAAGGAGAGCTTGTTGCAAGATGGATAATAGAAAAGGCACATGTGAAAAAACCATTAAAGCGTCTTTGGATTTCCTCGGTTACAGATAAGGCTATAAGAGATGGTTTTAATAAATTAAAAAATGCCAGGGATTATGAGAATCTCTATGCTTCAGCAGTAGCACGTTCAGAAGCCGATTGGTTTGTAGGTATGAATGCAACTAGGGCACTAACCTGTAAATTTAATGCACAGCTTTCCTGTGGAAGAGTTCAGACCCCTACTGTTGCTATAATTGCCAGGAGAGAAGAAGAAATAAAGAATTTTAAACCAAAAGATTTTTATGGAATAACTGCTGAAGCAAATAGGCTTAAACTATCCTGGCAGGATTCTAACAGCAAAAGCTTTAGAACTTTTGACAGGGAAAAGGTAAATAAGATACTTACCTCTATTAGAAATAAAGATGCTACGGTAATTGAAGTGGATAAAACTCACAAAAAGAATTATGCACCTCAATTATACGATCTAACGGAACTTCAAAGGGATGCCAATAAAATATTTGGATATTCTGCAAAGGAGACACTTTCTCTAATGCAAAGGCTATATGAAAGTCACAAGGTGCTAACTTATCCAAGAACAGATTCAAGATATATATCCTCTGATGTGGTAGATACTTTAAAGGATAGAGTTAGAGCCTGCGGTGTAGGTCCCTATTCAAAATTAACTGTTAGAGTACTGAAGAATCCAATAAAGGGAAGTAAGCATTTTGTAGATAATAGTAAGGTTTCCGACCATCATGCTATTATTCCTACAGAACAGTCTGTTGCTTTGAGTTCCTTAAGTGATAAAGAGAGAAAAATATATGATTTAGTAGTTAAGAGATTCTTAGCTGTACTTTATCCTCCTTTTGAATATGAACAGACTACTATAAAGGCAAAAATTGGTGAAGAACTATTTATTGCCAAGGGTAAGATTATTAAATCTCAAGGTTTCAAAGAGGTATATGAAAATAATTTTCAGGAAGAACATTCTGAAGATGATATTTCAGAGCAAATGCTGCCTAATATAAATAAGGATGATGTGTTAAAGGTTAGTAAGATTGTTGATACTAGAGGGAAGACTAAACCGCCAGCACTGTTTAATGAAGGAACACTGCTTTCTGCTATGGAAAATCCAGCAAAATACATGAATAATGAGAGTAAGGATTTGATAAAGACCATAGGTGAAACCGGGGGACTTGGTACTGTTGCTACAAGAGCGGATATAATAGAAAAATTGTTTAACACTTTTCTCATAGAGAAAAAAGGTAAGGATATTCATATAACCTCAAAGGGAAAACAGCTTTTAGAGCTAGTACCTAAGGGACTAAAATCACCTACTCTTACTGCTAAATGGGAACAAAAGTTGAGTGCTATTTCAAAGGGTTCTTTAAATAAAAATACATTCATTAATGAAATGAAAAATTATTCTAAAGAAATAGTAAATGAGATTAAAAACAGTGAAGAAAAATTTAAACATGATAATATGACCAGAGTTAAATGCCCTGAATGTGGTAAATATATGTTAGAAGTAAATGGTAAAAAGGGAAAGATGCTTATTTGCCAGGATAGAGAATGCGGTTATAGAAAGGGAATAGCAAGAGTTACAAATGCAAGATGTCCTGAATGCCATAAAAAATTAGAATTACGAGGACAGGGAGAAGGACAGATATTTGTATGCAGCTGCGGCTATAGAGAAAAACTCTCTGCTTTTAATGAAAGAAAGAAAAAAGATAATACAAAGCTCTCTAAAAAGGATGTATCAAGGTATATGAAACAACAGAACAAACAAAATGATGAGCCAATTAATTCAGCATTGGCAGAAGCATTGGCTAAACTTAAATTAAAATAA
- a CDS encoding sulfite exporter TauE/SafE family protein codes for MLSYLFYIILGFISGILSGLFGIGGGTLIIPGLMYIMGFSQLMAQGTSLAILLPPVGLLGFLEYYKNGNVNIIAGILICITMFIGTKFGGRFANNLPQGIMQKAFAVFLILIALKMFFGK; via the coding sequence ATGCTGTCATATTTATTTTATATAATATTGGGATTTATATCTGGTATTCTCAGCGGATTATTTGGAATTGGAGGAGGGACATTAATAATACCTGGTTTAATGTACATAATGGGCTTTAGTCAGCTTATGGCACAGGGAACTTCTTTGGCTATACTGCTGCCTCCAGTTGGTCTTCTAGGATTCTTAGAGTATTACAAAAATGGAAATGTAAATATAATTGCAGGAATTCTCATATGTATTACTATGTTTATAGGTACAAAATTTGGAGGAAGATTTGCTAACAATCTTCCTCAAGGAATTATGCAAAAAGCCTTTGCCGTATTTTTAATTTTAATAGCTTTAAAAATGTTTTTTGGAAAATAA